Within the Paenibacillus sp. AN1007 genome, the region ACTGAATGAAGTGTCGAAGGTATCGGATGCAGTGACGATTCTGAGGGACGGCAGGACGATTGAAACGCTGGACATGAAGAAGGATAACGTCACCGAGGACCGCATCATCAGCGGAATGGTCGGACGAGATCTGACGAGCCGCTATCCTGAACGTCATGCCACCATTGGTGACGTGGTGCTGGAAGTGAAAGACTGGACGGTGTATCACGAGCATCAGGCGGAACGTAAGGTGCTGGATCAGATCAATATGAACATCAGACGTGGTGAGATTGTCGGGATTGCGGGGCTGATGGGTGCCGGACGCACGGAACTTGCGATGAGCATCTTCGGCAAATCTTATGGACGTAACATATCCGGACAGCTGATCAAGGATGGCAAGCCAATTCAGAACAATAGTGTGACCGAGGCGATTCAGAATGGTTTTGCTTATGTGACGGAGGATCGCAAGGAATATGGCCTTATTTTAATGGATGATATCAAACGCAACATTTCCCTTACCGGACTAAGCAAACTGACTCGTAATGCCGTTGTAAACGAACATGAAGAAGTGCTGGTCGCGGAAGAAATGAAAAAAAGCATGAACATTAAAGCACCTAACATTCTGCAGAAAACCGGCAATCTGAGCGGAGGTAACCAGCAGAAGGTAGTGCTGAGCAAATGGATCTTTGCCGGGCCGGATATTCTGATTCTGGATGAGCCGACGCGTGGAATTGACATAGGGGCCAAGTTCGAAATCTATACGATCATTCATCGGCTTGCTGCCGAAGGCAAGGGTG harbors:
- the mmsA gene encoding multiple monosaccharide ABC transporter ATP-binding protein — translated: MTDVILEMKNITKTFPGVKALENVNLKVREGEIHSICGENGAGKSTLMKVLSGVYPHGSYEGDILFRGKTCEFKDIKQSEDLGIVIIHQELALIPYLSIAENIYLGNERASKGIVNWKETFVGTRELLGKVGLNENPNTLVSSIGVGKQQLVEIAKALSKKVRLLILDEPTAALNEDDSENLLQLMLEFKKQGIACILISHKLNEVSKVSDAVTILRDGRTIETLDMKKDNVTEDRIISGMVGRDLTSRYPERHATIGDVVLEVKDWTVYHEHQAERKVLDQINMNIRRGEIVGIAGLMGAGRTELAMSIFGKSYGRNISGQLIKDGKPIQNNSVTEAIQNGFAYVTEDRKEYGLILMDDIKRNISLTGLSKLTRNAVVNEHEEVLVAEEMKKSMNIKAPNILQKTGNLSGGNQQKVVLSKWIFAGPDILILDEPTRGIDIGAKFEIYTIIHRLAAEGKGVLVISSELPEVLGLCDRIYVMNAGRITGEVSREQASQETLMRYMTKSGGGKHGNGN